A segment of the Anopheles cruzii chromosome 2, idAnoCruzAS_RS32_06, whole genome shotgun sequence genome:
TGCCACGGCCGTCTAGAAGAGGCGTACGAGCGGACCGTTGAGCTGTTTCAGGCACGATTCTTTAGCACCGGTCGCTTTAGCCACCAGACACTTTTCCCTCTGACGGTCTGCGAACATCTGTTTTACGAGCTGGAACAATCGTCACACTATCCGAAGGTAGGAAAAGCGCCATTCGCTTGGCAGCCAGCATCTAGTAACCCGTGcgcgtttttgttgttacaGGAAAAGGATCACATCGAGTACTATCTGCGTTTGATTGAGGTAGCTCTTTGAACTGCCTCATACTTGCGACTCCGTTAAGGGGCAATTCTACATCAAATAAATTCAGTTTCTTCAATAATTACGACTATTCTACGAAATGCTGAATATTTTTATCCGAACTGGGCTAAGCAATCTGTAGTCCAATTGCCAACCATTAGTTTCAGCTTCTAGAATCAACAGCagcccccttttttgtgtatactaaaactttatttttcacattttgtatcgttcaattaaaattttacgCAGTCTTTCGAAGAAATATCAACATTCCGCGCAAATACCCGAACAAGAGTTTCTATtccgacagaaaaaaacacttaaTCCCGTAAACATAGTAGAGTTAACGTTCCATAAGAAACACTAACATCGCCTGGAATggatggaaaaacaaatcgtggGCAGTGAGGGAAGATTAAAATGATATATTAATGAACAAAGAGGCTAAAAAACTAATAGAAACGAAGATTGAAGGATGGTGATAAAACGTGCACCGACCCTTCTGAAACTATTACGTAGCATCTCGACGGTTAATCAATGGACGACTGTCCACAACTTTAAATACGTGTTTATTGATTTGAGATGCAGCATGAGGTAAAAGCATTAATCGGCCTACATTTATCCCCGCTTGGTCGCTCTTGATCAGCTCAGTTCTCCGTTGTAGCATCGTTTTGTACTGTGCTGCATATGCGGtctcgtgtgtgcgtgcgtcaCAAAAAACGCCTGCCCAAAAAGAGCCGATTAAACGCTTAATGTCACTTAAAGGAATATacttaaataataaaaaaaaacattgggAGCTGCGCATTTGCAGATTGTCGTTTATAGGAAATGGCAACTGAAAACCCCCTCTGGAACTTTCCGGGAAGCGTTCGAAACCGGGTGGAACACAATATCAGTCTGAAATACGAGGATTCGTCGTGCGTGTGGCTAATTATGATCAACCGCTCAGTCGCTCCCTCTCTTGATCGTCTCCCGATCCTCCCCGGCGCCGCTTGTAGAAATGGCAGTGGGCAGCTTGAAAACTGCGTCCCCATCGAACGTTCCTTCAAACAGTTTGTCGAGACTCGTGATGACGGGGCGCTTGGCGACACCAAAAAACAGTTCGTGTGAGTACTTTTGGCGCACGGTGTTGAGCGTCGACTTCGGGTGCATCATGCAGGTATTCAGCGTTATCGTTACCTCCTTGAAATCTGCCACTTTGTAACCTGAGTTTAAAGTTAAAATGACTTGGTAATAGGGGGGGGTTCAGAATTTGGCACTCACACTTAAAACAACCTACCAGAGTAATATTCGAGCGTTTCATTCCAACCCGGCTTGTTACTCATGCGCAGTGCTATAAACAAAGCGGCGCAGGCCAGTTTCGAGTCGAGCATTTGGATGGTCGCGTACTCCATCAAGCTTGTTTCCAGGATGTAACGGGCCAGTGTCAGGATGGGCATGGGAATGCGATTGACTCGGGCGTAACGACGCAGAAAGCGGTAGGACAGCGGAATGCCGAGATCGTATCCGATGGCATGGAAAACGGTGCGCTCCATTTTGATCAGTTCGGGACGATCATACGCACCGTCACAGATGTAAATGAAATCGTCCACCGTCGGTGGAATACGTTCCTGCGGGGGGAGGCGCGAAGATAGAATTACACCACTTTACAATGCAATGTCGACCACGACAACTTACATCATATTTGGCTGCAATCAGCAGAGCCGCAGCGgccaccagctgcagcagctcccGCTGGATCACTACAAGCGAGAGGTAGATATCCACAATCTTCACGGCCAAGTAGAGCGTTTCGTGATTCAACTCAAACGACTCCTGTATCTCCACCATCCAATCGACCAAAACGGCTCGCATCCACTTGGTGACGAACGGCTGCCGTTCTATATAGTCCGGCACGACGTACACTCTCTCACGTTCGCGCAAATATTCAAAAATGTCCTGCGCATAGTGCGACACCTGGTAGATGTCATTCCAGTTAGCCAGATCGAAATCTTCAACACCGACCGGGGTCCGTTTGCGGGGCGAACATTCGGAAGCTTTCAACTTTGGCTCCACatcagcaacggcaacgatcGGTTTTTCATCCTTTACACTTTCCGCGATCCGCACTTCGGCCACTGGTCTCTCCGCCGAGTTGGTATCGTTGGATACTTCCGATGACTTGCGCGTCACAGGCGGACCACCTACCGTGGACAGTACCGGCGGGACCGCCTTTTTGATTCCTCCATTCGCTTGCAGCTTGGTGGCAGGCACCCGGGTTCCGGGCACGTTAGACGCAGCTTCCGAAACCCGAACCGCCGCTGCATCTTCGTTGGAAAAGTCCAGTGCTGTTACGTACAAGGAATTGTCGCTTTCGAAGTCATTCGACAAGCGAGTTTTCACTTTGTTCCCCCCAAcagtcggtgccggtgctggcgaTAAAGGTCCtgagtgttttttctttggctCGTTCTTAGCCATGGAAGGGCCAACCTCAACGACGTTCGTCCGTTTGACTTCCAAGGCCCGTGTTTTCGGTGGTTGGTGCtgtgctggctgctgcttctgtgGTTCTGCGTCGATCTTACTGTTGCTGTCGCCGCCAACCGATGAAAGTTTTTCCAATAGCTGCGCATTTTCCTTTGCACTACCACTTGGGACCGCTTTCTGGGCTTGCTGTTGGCGCATGGCGGCCCTGGTTAAAATTTTCGTTGGCCCCTTAATCTCCGGGCCATTGATGTCCGGCTTGGTGTACATGTGAGACTGTGCCACTTGCTGTGTTTGAACCGAAGTTGGGTAGAATAGAAAATTACATTCTCAGTGCAAAAATTAGGAAAAACCTTCTGGCTCAAGTACCTTAGTTGACGATTTTTTACCATCGCAGTTCCGGGCCCGAATCGTAAGCTGCTGCACCATCTGACTAAGGGGCTTCGGCAGCTTGTGGATGGTTTTGTTCTTCAGAAACCCACTGGAAACGGCCGTCGGTTGTGCGGTGGCCACAATGTTGCCAGCGCTGGCCTCGGCATTCGTCAGGTTGCCGAGGGCAAAACGTTTCGTGCCCTGCTCATGCTTGAGGGGACTGACATCTGCTTTGCGCTTAATGCCGGGGAGTAAGCCACCTCCGGCATTTTGATCTTCGACTACGCTCTTCAAGCTTTGCTTTTCCATCGCCACCCGATAACTGCATTCGTAAACGTAATGATGAAAGAATGGATATAATAAAGCTAACGAATCGCGTAAAAATGTAATTGTTTGAATTGTTGCAGAAGCTACAACGagcttaaaaaaataatatctgCGTCTTTTTCATTCCTGTTAATCGACTCAATCAAGTGAAAATTGGTCATGGCACACTTAGGAAACTTTAAAATTTGCACCAAAGACCAAGCACCAATTCTAGCAAGGTTTCAGATCGTGTGTGCAAAAATATAACTGTGATAAAATATCGTGTATAAGACATCTAGTATGCTTTGAtcatgagtgtgtgtgtgtatttacCAACACTTGAACCATCATAGATCAGAGAACATCCTTAAAGCGAATCttagaaaaaatgaaaatttgtaGAAAATGATTTTCCGATTTCAACGCTACAGCGCGAAGCAAAGAACttgtacgaaaaaaaaccctgtaAATCTCCAAGGTCTATTGCTTACCGCGTGGAATGCGAAACGCGCCCGAGTGGCTTAACATCCCCGGCTGTGTTGGACGACTGGTTGTTCGCCGGCATCCTGATTCAAGGAATAGGTCGTTGGCTGTCTTTGATTAACGTTCGCCACGAAACAACAACGTCGGTTGTTAATCCCACGTCGGTTACCGGAACGCTTCACCAACTCTGCGTAGTCGAAGCCAGAATAAGCCTAGAGAAGCTGGACTTTGTGAAAACTAATCCTTTAACCTGCGACCGTTTCTGCGGTGTGCTCCAGGTTACCGGGTTGGTTAGGCAAGATCGGGCACTAATAAAgcttttaacaaaaaaaaaactttcacttAACCAAATCACATCACCGCATGGAACGCTAAAgggttggaaaagaaaattggcAAATTAAAGCGAGCGATTAAGCGTAAAACAAGAAGGCCAAAGTTTTAGCGCCCGCATTGTTAATCAAAAGCTAAAGTATATTATAGAAAGCTTAAGCGATTTAACTGCTTTCGAGTTAGAAACTGTAAAGAACATCTGTTGCGCGCGTCACCTTCTCCCAATGCCGAACCCTGTCGCACAAAAGTACCAGTACCGCCAAATCCTTGCCAGAGGGAAACCTCGGTCGGTTAGAACAGCCCGCTCTCGATTTAAACTCTCTAACGATCGCAGCGGTTACGTTCTCACCAACACTAGCAACGCCGTTGACCAGATGTCTTCTTGAATGCAGGGCAAAACTCCTAACGTTTTCGCCGAAGCTTCTTCAGTAAATgttctcgcgcgcgcgcgcgtttgtgtgtgtacgatTCGGCCGTTTGTGTGTTAGTATGATCCTTTTACGTATCGTTTTAATCTAACTCGTTCCTTACCTGCCTTCAATTCTACGATGGATGGATTACATTAGGCAAGAATGATAAATGTGTAGCGCCGGGGGGTTCTTTTCAGCAGACCGGTGCGCCAAAATTGCGTTGCAAAAGCTGTTAAAATAGAGATCACCACGGGCGTACTGCAGAACCCCGGTCTTATCACAAACCTATTTTGCGCACAACTTAAGTGTTCCGCGCAGTCCTTAAGCGATTTCTTGGCGAAATTTtacaaacaaatcatcacATCACacgaaaaccaaaccaaaacgaaaaccgaTACAAATGCGAGTGTCGGTAGGACTAGCGAAACCAATTTTCACCAAGAACTTTACAAAAACATGTTCACAACCGCGCAAGGATATCGAACGGATCACAGGTCAACAGCGCAAGGCAAAGGCAACGACGCGTTGTGACCGTTGCTTTTCGGCATTGCAGTGTGTCACAGGCCAAacttttcttgcttttttcttttttgcttcgaaCAAGAAAGTTAATCGTAAGCCTTCGTGTTCCAAGACCAATTGTCACTATTTTGAATCAACCAACTTTTCAACTGATTCTACATATGGATTGCTGAGTTCAAAAATTCGCTacagttacttgacaattttaatttaagcTTTTTGTATGAAGTTCGCCATGAAAAGgttatttaaacaatttcaaataaaaccaatGATTTAATGATTGATcacatttttttctatttatttggCATAGTGGAAAAGGTTATAATAAGTTATAAAAGCAAAAGGATCATATTAAAAATAGTTACCTAATTTTCACAAGCAAAATACCCTTTTGTGTGCAGTATATGGAAAAGTTCCGCAATAGTTACTAGCACAAAGATTCTACCCGCAGGACTTTGTCCCGCGCTACTGAGAAACCCGTAAACTTTATCAACTAACGGTGGAATTGTTGGCAAAATTCGTTATACATTCATTTGGTGTCTTCTTCCGCAGCGTCTCTGCGTTTGACTAAGGCTAGGAAAACCGTCCATAGAAAGCTGCAGGCAGCCACAAACGGAACGCGGTTGCGCTCAGGAACGAGGGCAAAGTTGATCGTTTGAACCAGTGGCCAAACCGTCAATCCAACGGCGTATGTTTGCGGGAATTTCAGCCGCACTTCACGTGCCGCATCAGTAGTTGAACGTCCTTCAAGTAAAGTCATGACGAAGAGAAAACTGACTCCCGCGAACGGGCCATACGTTGCCTGCTCTACAATTGCTTTGCCAATCGCCGTCCGCCAATCCATTCGAGGCCACATCAGCGAGGACAACCGAACCCATCCATAAAGCGTTGGCGCAACGTAAAGCGCTCCATATAAACCATAACGCGCGCACTGGCCGTAATCAAATGAGTCTGTTAAACGTAGTAAAtgcaagcaaaacaagaaaacatgAGAACTACATATTAAGAgaaagagcgcgcgcgctgagcataccaaaacttttcccctcTAGGCTCTGTTGCACTAGATTCGCGGTTGGCCAGAGAAAAGTATACGTGACCATTCCTTTAACCAAGGGATGTCGTAACATTCTTGAAGGCACCATCTTGCACTTACGCTAGTCTCTcaagggagagagaaaggaacgCAAAGTTATGAAACATAAGATTACTTTAATGAATGAATTCTCGTGGCGCTAATAATTGCTACTGACGCACTAACGCACATGatgttttgacatttgtcTTTGATAGTGTGAGTGCCCAACATCAGCTGATCGGCTGAATTTAATATAACTATCAGCTGTCTTATTTGCGACATTGTCGTAGAACTGCTCGCTTTCTACTATTTTTGATCATCAATCCTATCATAAAATACCAATAATATTGATAGCAATTGAGAAGAAAAGGTTTGATTTAACTTTTTATTATGCCTGAGGTTGTAATGCCCTCTGCAGTAATATTGGCGAACCTTCTGTCCCAGAGACAGAAGACAGACAGAATGTGAATAAAGTAGATAGTATAATTTTCACCAGCTTTCAACTGTCACCCGTCCGCCCGACTAACATGTGgaatgaaatcaaaacaaaaacgtctTGAACCACTGAGTTGAAAGTGCCGCATACGCAGCGGCTTTTATTAAGATGGATTCATTGAAAGCTACTCCCGATATCAGCCATATTTTGTCCAAAATAAAGCAATCGGATAATTTAACACTCGTGGAAAAGTCCAAACCCGTAGCAGATAAACCGACGGTGAAAGCGACCAAGAATGATGAAAGTGCTTTGAATGCGCACGTTCGAGGGAAACCAAAATCGGGTAGAATTTGGAAGACGCAGAAAGAAAGGTGCGTATGGAAAAACCGTGCCAACAGTCGAACAGTCTAATGATGGATCGTTAATGTTCTAGATTTGCTGTAGTAAAGAAGACGATACGccgaatgaaaacaaaagaaaggtTAGCGTACAGGCAGGAAATGAAGCAAATCAAGGAGCTGTCCCAATCGCTGAAGGACGAACGAAAGCGTCAGAACGAGGAGAAGCGCGAACGACGGGAAGAGAACAAACGGAGAAGATTGGAGAACGAACGGAAGGCTGAGATCGTTCAGATAATCAACAACCCTGCCAAGCTGAAGCGCATGCGAAAGAAGCAGTTGCGGATGATTGAGAAACGAGACATAAGTAAAGTAAAGGTTGTTTAACGGTTTAATAGAAAacatttttgtaaaaaaaaaccataataTTAACTGGGGCCAGCCGTTAATCGTTTAGCGATTGGAGGAACTCGAACAAGTTGTTCCACTCAAATCCATCTTTTTTGTCGACCAGCTTCACGTGACCGATCCTACTGATCGTTTGGAACAGTTTACTAAACGGTGGATAAGAGTTCAGCTGATTGCGATCACCGAGGACGATAAGTTTCACCTGCGCTCGTGTGATTGCGACGGTTAAACGTCGCTTATCGAACAATATTTCGTTGTTCTTAGCACCGGGCAACTCACTATTCTCGTCGACTTTATCCTTCGCAGCATCATCCGCcaggttgtttgtttttgtgcaGGAATATATTATCAACTGAAAAACAACGACAATAAACATTTGGTCCAGCCCAATGGGAAGTGTGGCATACCTTCTTATCCTTTCCTTGAAATTGATCGACGGTGTTAACCTCTATGTCGCACTCATCGAGCGAGAGCGTTTGCATCGATTCATCGGCTATGTGGAGCGACTGATCGCCGGATCGTGGCCGCCAACACTTCTGCTTGTCCAGCAAACATCGCACATGGCGGCGAATCAACTCCACTTGAGCCCGGTAGGGTGCCATTATACCGATCGATTTACTATTTACTCCGGCACGCAACAGCGCAGTACAGATGTAAACCGTTAGCGCGACCTCGGACAGATTGTTACAGGCGGCAGTTTTCCTCGCCCGAACCGTAGTGTTCGATGATTCGGAAAACTGATAATTTTCGTTAAGCTGACATGTGCTGCCGGTGTCAAGCATAATCGCCGACAAGTCTATCTGGTTCGATATCGTTCTTAAAAGCCACCTTTCTACTGTATACATCTGGCGCAATGTTTGTAGATCGGGCAGCTTGAGCATGGCATTCGCAACGGCGTCATTGCCGCATATCAGCTTTCCGCCGTAGGTAAAATCGTTGGCCAGCTTAGTGAGGACACGGTTCATGCGATACTGGCTTGGCAGAGTGCAGTATGCACCTTCTTGATCCAATCGGTGAAACAGACTTTCATCACCACCCAACGCACTGGAGTTGGGAGAATAATGTTATTGGATTTgggaaaaaatgcaaatacaaGACAACACAAGAAAGAGCTTGAGTTTGATGATGCAAACTTGCCaaccaaaaccaaacgccAATATTGGTTTGCAT
Coding sequences within it:
- the LOC128267343 gene encoding G2/mitotic-specific cyclin-B3 — translated: MPANNQSSNTAGDVKPLGRVSHSTRYRVAMEKQSLKSVVEDQNAGGGLLPGIKRKADVSPLKHEQGTKRFALGNLTNAEASAGNIVATAQPTAVSSGFLKNKTIHKLPKPLSQMVQQLTIRARNCDGKKSSTKQVAQSHMYTKPDINGPEIKGPTKILTRAAMRQQQAQKAVPSGSAKENAQLLEKLSSVGGDSNSKIDAEPQKQQPAQHQPPKTRALEVKRTNVVEVGPSMAKNEPKKKHSGPLSPAPAPTVGGNKVKTRLSNDFESDNSLYVTALDFSNEDAAAVRVSEAASNVPGTRVPATKLQANGGIKKAVPPVLSTVGGPPVTRKSSEVSNDTNSAERPVAEVRIAESVKDEKPIVAVADVEPKLKASECSPRKRTPVGVEDFDLANWNDIYQVSHYAQDIFEYLRERERVYVVPDYIERQPFVTKWMRAVLVDWMVEIQESFELNHETLYLAVKIVDIYLSLVVIQRELLQLVAAAALLIAAKYDERIPPTVDDFIYICDGAYDRPELIKMERTVFHAIGYDLGIPLSYRFLRRYARVNRIPMPILTLARYILETSLMEYATIQMLDSKLACAALFIALRMSNKPGWNETLEYYSGYKVADFKEVTITLNTCMMHPKSTLNTVRQKYSHELFFGVAKRPVITSLDKLFEGTFDGDAVFKLPTAISTSGAGEDRETIKRGSD
- the LOC128268113 gene encoding mpv17-like protein, giving the protein MVPSRMLRHPLVKGMVTYTFLWPTANLVQQSLEGKSFDSFDYGQCARYGLYGALYVAPTLYGWVRLSSLMWPRMDWRTAIGKAIVEQATYGPFAGVSFLFVMTLLEGRSTTDAAREVRLKFPQTYAVGLTVWPLVQTINFALVPERNRVPFVAACSFLWTVFLALVKRRDAAEEDTK
- the LOC128278111 gene encoding coiled-coil domain-containing protein 86, with translation MDSLKATPDISHILSKIKQSDNLTLVEKSKPVADKPTVKATKNDESALNAHVRGKPKSGRIWKTQKERFAVVKKTIRRMKTKERLAYRQEMKQIKELSQSLKDERKRQNEEKRERREENKRRRLENERKAEIVQIINNPAKLKRMRKKQLRMIEKRDISKVKVV